A region from the Armatimonadota bacterium genome encodes:
- the lspA gene encoding signal peptidase II, which translates to MKRFAFYILALVVLAFDGLTKSWALSTLAGGRNLSVIPGYVSLSVVYNRGSAFGIVRQGSAALAVIALIAIGFMVYIERRGLPDRLARAAIALQLGGALGNFADRARFGYVIDFIELDWRGKNIWPVFNIADSAITVGTILLIWWLWRSQAAEAREAAKTAR; encoded by the coding sequence ATGAAGCGCTTCGCCTTCTACATTCTCGCGCTCGTTGTGCTGGCTTTCGACGGGCTTACGAAGTCCTGGGCACTGAGCACTCTGGCCGGCGGTCGAAACCTTTCCGTTATCCCCGGCTATGTCTCGCTGAGCGTGGTTTACAATCGAGGCTCGGCGTTCGGGATCGTGCGGCAGGGCTCCGCGGCTCTTGCAGTCATCGCGCTCATCGCGATCGGTTTCATGGTCTACATCGAGCGGCGAGGACTGCCGGACCGACTGGCCCGCGCGGCGATCGCCCTCCAACTGGGCGGCGCACTCGGGAATTTCGCGGACCGCGCGCGGTTCGGGTACGTCATAGACTTCATAGAGCTGGACTGGCGCGGGAAGAACATCTGGCCCGTGTTCAATATCGCGGACTCGGCGATCACGGTAGGTACCATCCTGCTGATCTGGTGGCTCTGGCGCTCGCAGGCCGCCGAAGCGCGGGAGGCCGCAAAGACCGCACGCTAA
- a CDS encoding ribose-phosphate pyrophosphokinase: MAAIYDRLQVFSGTANPELSRRIAYELDVPLGKVEVDRFHDGEVYVRFEDTVRGKDVFLVQPTGPPVDMNLMELLVMMDAVKRASGARINAVIPYYGYARQEKKDMPREPITAKLVADILTSAGADRVMALDLHADAIQGFFNIPVDHLTARPLMCDYIASKKLPDLVVVSPDEGMAKKARRIANILEAPLAIGYKFHPEHKKTSVTHLAGDVKGRTCVIVEDMISTGGSMMAAVDMLLAKGANPDIHIMATHGLFTDVALERLSRPEVAEVVVTNSLPQDLAQQLPKISVIDVAPLFAEAIRRVHENESIAGLFRPVINSD; this comes from the coding sequence ATGGCAGCCATTTATGACCGACTACAAGTGTTTTCAGGTACGGCCAATCCGGAATTGAGCCGGCGGATCGCGTACGAACTGGATGTCCCGCTGGGCAAGGTTGAAGTGGACCGGTTCCACGACGGCGAAGTGTATGTCCGATTCGAGGACACGGTACGCGGCAAGGATGTATTTCTGGTTCAACCCACCGGACCGCCGGTCGACATGAACCTCATGGAACTCCTGGTCATGATGGACGCGGTCAAGAGAGCCTCCGGAGCCCGCATCAACGCAGTGATTCCCTATTATGGCTATGCGAGGCAAGAGAAGAAAGACATGCCGCGCGAGCCGATCACCGCAAAACTGGTCGCGGATATCCTGACCAGCGCCGGCGCGGATCGCGTCATGGCGCTCGATCTGCACGCGGATGCCATACAGGGGTTCTTCAATATCCCGGTTGACCACCTGACCGCCCGCCCTTTGATGTGCGACTACATTGCCTCGAAAAAGCTGCCCGATCTCGTGGTGGTGTCGCCGGATGAAGGCATGGCGAAAAAGGCCCGGAGGATTGCCAATATCCTGGAGGCTCCCCTCGCCATCGGATACAAATTTCACCCGGAGCACAAGAAGACCAGCGTCACGCACCTCGCCGGCGACGTGAAGGGCAGGACCTGCGTCATCGTTGAAGATATGATAAGCACAGGCGGAAGCATGATGGCGGCGGTTGATATGCTCCTGGCCAAGGGAGCCAATCCGGATATCCACATCATGGCGACCCATGGGCTTTTCACGGACGTCGCGCTCGAACGGTTGTCCCGTCCTGAAGTCGCCGAAGTTGTCGTTACGAATTCCCTGCCGCAGGATCTCGCGCAGCAGCTTCCCAAGATCAGCGTCATCGACGTGGCGCCCCTTTTCGCCGAGGCCATCCGCCGCGTGCACGAAAATGAGTCGATCGCCGGCCTCTTCCGACCGGTAATCAACAGCGACTGA
- a CDS encoding IS1182 family transposase has translation MLKKKYREQPHRPEQPFLLPPSMDDLIPQNAPVRMLRDVVSRLDLSELERRYSRVGNPRYNPRMLLTVHLLGFLEGVRSSRRLEQALLTDIRFMFVSGMSHPDYRTIARFRRDNAEHLQGLFVQTVELCQEAGLVLLEHVSVDGTKIEADVALRETYSRERLAKARAALTARIERLLAEAEAIDALEDAELGDRRLDELPEELKDAERRKKRLDEAEEKLRETHHKSVPATDLDARVMKTRSGHRAGYNGQVVVDRHRLVIVAAELTNDCTDNAQFAPMLDQVTANTGAQPLEATADCGYHNKETLGYIAESGLNAYVPYGGREAKAAEAYTYDADRDTYTSEDGVVLTFRHIRTSAGFTHRVYRSRRSKMHKSRELCVRADDDLQKMMKAKMSTAEAKAIYKWRQQVVEPVFGRLKTRFNLRRFLLRGLPGASAEFLLACMAHNLDKIRVFGRPMGVAGAV, from the coding sequence ATGCTGAAGAAGAAATACCGTGAGCAGCCGCACCGGCCTGAACAGCCATTTCTGCTTCCTCCATCTATGGATGACTTGATCCCGCAGAATGCGCCGGTTCGGATGCTACGCGACGTAGTATCGCGCCTTGACTTGAGTGAGCTGGAGCGCCGGTACTCTCGGGTTGGGAACCCTCGGTATAACCCTCGCATGCTGTTGACAGTGCACTTGCTGGGGTTCTTGGAAGGGGTCCGTAGCAGTCGCAGGCTGGAGCAGGCTCTGTTGACGGACATTCGGTTCATGTTCGTTTCAGGCATGAGCCACCCGGACTACCGAACGATCGCGCGTTTCCGTCGAGACAACGCGGAGCATTTGCAGGGCCTCTTCGTTCAGACGGTTGAGTTGTGCCAGGAAGCGGGTCTTGTGTTGCTGGAGCACGTTTCGGTGGACGGGACAAAGATCGAAGCAGATGTAGCGCTGCGGGAGACGTACTCCCGGGAGCGGTTGGCGAAAGCGCGGGCGGCGCTGACGGCGCGGATAGAGCGTTTGCTGGCAGAAGCGGAAGCCATAGACGCCCTTGAGGACGCGGAGTTGGGGGACCGCCGGCTTGATGAGTTGCCGGAAGAGTTGAAAGACGCGGAGCGTCGCAAGAAGCGGTTGGACGAGGCGGAGGAGAAGTTGCGGGAGACGCATCACAAGTCGGTACCCGCGACGGACCTGGACGCGCGAGTTATGAAGACGCGTTCCGGACACCGTGCGGGTTACAACGGTCAGGTGGTTGTGGATCGTCACCGCCTGGTGATTGTGGCTGCGGAGTTGACCAACGATTGCACGGACAATGCTCAGTTCGCGCCGATGCTGGATCAGGTGACGGCGAATACCGGGGCGCAGCCCCTGGAGGCTACGGCGGACTGCGGATACCACAACAAGGAGACGTTGGGCTACATCGCGGAATCCGGCCTCAACGCCTATGTCCCGTATGGTGGTCGTGAGGCGAAGGCGGCGGAGGCATATACGTATGACGCAGATCGGGACACCTATACCAGCGAAGACGGTGTGGTGCTAACGTTTCGGCACATTCGGACCTCGGCTGGGTTCACGCATCGCGTATATCGTTCACGACGCAGCAAGATGCACAAGAGCCGGGAACTGTGTGTGCGGGCGGACGATGACCTCCAGAAGATGATGAAGGCGAAGATGTCGACCGCCGAAGCGAAAGCCATCTACAAGTGGCGCCAACAAGTTGTCGAGCCGGTGTTTGGTCGCTTGAAGACACGGTTCAACCTGCGAAGGTTCTTGTTGCGCGGCCTTCCGGGAGCCAGTGCGGAGTTTCTGTTAGCCTGCATGGCACACAACCTGGACAAGATCAGGGTATTCGGTCGTCCGATGGGGGTGGCAGGGGCGGTGTAA
- the rfbD gene encoding dTDP-4-dehydrorhamnose reductase has protein sequence MRVLVIGGNGMLGRDVVAAFRHGHNVLWADRACGDLTIDITDRHATTAALRQTTPELVINCAAFTDVDRAEREPDEAYRINAWGTWNLASACELHALPLMHVSTDFVFDGEKGAPYMEFDRPHPINEYGSSKLAGEHALQWSMRRFWLVRTQWLFGAGGKCFPGTMLKLAARQDTIDVIDDQFGSPAYSVDVAAFMKTIVEECPFGVYHVNNSGECSWHDFARAIVERGGYDADMIRPISAERFDSPTKRPRRSTLRRLSLEMQGKDNARSWQDALADYFASL, from the coding sequence ATGCGCGTCCTCGTAATCGGTGGCAACGGCATGCTGGGCCGCGACGTAGTCGCGGCTTTTCGTCATGGGCATAACGTTCTTTGGGCGGACCGTGCGTGCGGCGATCTCACGATCGACATCACCGACCGGCACGCCACGACCGCGGCGCTGCGGCAGACCACCCCGGAACTGGTGATCAACTGCGCGGCCTTCACGGACGTGGACCGGGCGGAGCGCGAGCCGGACGAAGCGTACCGCATCAACGCCTGGGGCACATGGAATCTTGCCTCGGCGTGCGAACTGCACGCGCTGCCGCTGATGCACGTTAGCACGGACTTCGTGTTCGATGGGGAGAAGGGCGCGCCGTATATGGAATTCGACCGGCCGCATCCGATCAACGAATACGGATCGTCCAAACTCGCGGGCGAGCACGCGCTTCAGTGGAGCATGCGCCGGTTCTGGCTTGTGCGCACCCAGTGGCTGTTCGGCGCCGGCGGAAAGTGCTTTCCAGGCACGATGCTGAAACTGGCGGCCAGACAGGACACCATCGACGTTATCGACGATCAGTTCGGCTCGCCGGCCTATTCGGTCGACGTTGCGGCGTTCATGAAGACCATCGTCGAGGAGTGCCCTTTCGGCGTCTACCATGTAAACAACTCGGGGGAGTGTTCGTGGCACGATTTCGCCAGGGCCATCGTGGAACGCGGCGGATACGACGCGGACATGATCCGTCCGATATCGGCGGAGCGATTCGACTCTCCGACAAAACGCCCGCGACGAAGCACATTGCGACGCCTCAGCCTCGAGATGCAGGGCAAAGACAATGCGCGCAGCTGGCAAGACGCGTTAGCCGACTATTTTGCGTCGCTGTGA
- the ileS gene encoding isoleucine--tRNA ligase, producing the protein MDYSKTLNLPKTDFAMKANLPDREPPRLANWLETDLYGQLMKRPGKGKFILHDGPPYANGDIHMGHALNKTLKDFVVRSHAMMGYTAPYIPGWDCHGMPIENKVREQFREKKEAPTRDGIRKACREYAGKWVQTQKKEFERLGVMGDWDHPYLTMDDRQVAREIRVFGELADKGFIYRGLKPVMWCIKDETALAEAEIEYADHVSPSIHVRFALKDDPNGVFASDVLDIPAERCYTIIWTTTPWTIPANTAVAVAPEEVYVVVKADGDFYLVARELLGATMEAIGALPFEEVNEVKGKNLLGLVFKHPLFDRDSRLITADYVTMDTGTGVVHTAPGHGREDFESGVRWGLPIINPVSPNGHFTEEAGPFAGMKLGEGDKAVRTALSENGALLSEEEFTHSYPHCWRCGRPLIFRATVQWFMDIDHDGHRERCLADIPSVRWVPSESINRISAMVSQRPDWCLSRQRAWGVGIPVVVCETCDEPLLKSAPINAVADLVEKQGSDAWFNVPAERFLPDGTVCPKCGGTKWRKETDILDVWFDSGATCRTVMEGRGELAYPADVYLEGSDQHRGWFNAALMVGEATKGVPPFKAVVTNGFMVDEQGRAMSKSKGTGVSPQVIIHKFGADVLRLWVSSTDYTEDAKFGPQILERVADAYRKVRNTLRFLLSNLSDFDATQNAVPAGQMREIDRWVMLRLQEVIAEARDGYDSFEFTRVYRAVYGFCVTELSSFYLDVLKDRLYASAPNDPGRRSAQTALYHIAETLILLMAPILVFTSDEAWQELRKCNSSLPDSVHLALLPGVDATWKNDGLKAGWDRLLALRDDVNKSLEEARNDGTVGKPLEACVNISVKDQYTAATAMENDLEALREALNVSAVNVQVSAAEDRISVTAATGAKCPRCWLIKNDIGSNNRQPDLCGRCAEAVPAESA; encoded by the coding sequence ATGGATTACTCGAAAACACTGAACCTGCCGAAGACCGATTTCGCGATGAAGGCCAATCTGCCGGACCGCGAACCGCCACGCCTCGCCAACTGGCTCGAAACGGACCTGTACGGGCAGCTGATGAAGCGCCCCGGCAAGGGCAAGTTCATCCTGCACGACGGGCCGCCCTACGCCAACGGCGATATCCATATGGGGCATGCGCTCAACAAGACCCTGAAGGATTTCGTCGTCCGGTCGCACGCGATGATGGGCTACACCGCGCCGTACATCCCCGGGTGGGACTGCCACGGCATGCCGATTGAGAACAAGGTCCGCGAACAGTTTCGCGAGAAGAAGGAAGCGCCCACCCGGGACGGCATCCGCAAGGCATGCCGCGAATATGCCGGGAAATGGGTGCAGACTCAGAAGAAGGAATTCGAGCGTCTGGGCGTGATGGGGGATTGGGACCACCCTTACCTCACGATGGACGACCGGCAGGTCGCGCGCGAGATTCGTGTTTTCGGCGAGCTTGCGGATAAGGGCTTCATCTATCGCGGCCTGAAGCCGGTGATGTGGTGCATCAAGGACGAGACGGCGCTGGCGGAAGCGGAGATCGAGTACGCGGACCACGTGTCGCCGTCGATCCACGTCCGTTTCGCGCTTAAGGACGACCCGAACGGCGTGTTCGCCAGCGATGTGCTCGACATCCCCGCGGAACGCTGCTACACCATCATCTGGACCACTACCCCGTGGACCATCCCCGCCAATACCGCCGTCGCGGTGGCCCCGGAGGAAGTCTACGTCGTTGTGAAAGCAGACGGCGACTTCTATCTGGTTGCCCGCGAACTGCTGGGCGCCACGATGGAAGCCATCGGCGCGCTGCCGTTCGAGGAGGTCAATGAGGTCAAGGGTAAGAACCTGTTGGGGCTGGTTTTCAAACACCCGCTATTCGACCGCGACTCGAGGTTGATCACCGCGGACTACGTGACGATGGACACGGGCACCGGCGTGGTGCATACGGCGCCGGGACACGGGCGCGAAGACTTCGAGAGCGGCGTGCGCTGGGGTTTGCCCATCATCAACCCGGTTTCGCCAAACGGCCACTTCACCGAAGAGGCCGGCCCGTTCGCGGGCATGAAATTGGGCGAAGGCGACAAAGCGGTGCGCACGGCCCTGAGCGAGAACGGCGCCCTGCTGAGCGAAGAGGAATTTACGCATTCCTATCCGCACTGCTGGCGCTGCGGCCGCCCGCTGATATTTCGCGCGACCGTCCAGTGGTTTATGGACATCGACCACGATGGCCACCGCGAGCGGTGCCTTGCCGACATCCCGTCGGTCCGCTGGGTCCCGTCCGAGAGCATCAACCGCATTTCCGCGATGGTGAGCCAGCGCCCGGACTGGTGTCTCAGCCGTCAGCGCGCATGGGGCGTCGGCATACCGGTTGTTGTCTGCGAAACCTGTGACGAACCGCTTCTGAAGAGCGCGCCGATCAACGCGGTGGCGGACCTAGTGGAAAAGCAGGGCTCCGACGCCTGGTTCAATGTGCCGGCCGAGAGGTTTCTTCCCGATGGAACGGTCTGCCCCAAGTGCGGCGGTACAAAGTGGCGCAAGGAAACCGACATCCTCGATGTCTGGTTCGACAGCGGGGCCACCTGCCGAACGGTTATGGAAGGCCGGGGCGAACTTGCGTACCCTGCAGATGTGTATCTGGAAGGGTCCGACCAGCATCGCGGGTGGTTCAACGCGGCGCTGATGGTCGGGGAAGCTACGAAGGGCGTGCCTCCGTTCAAAGCCGTCGTCACCAACGGCTTCATGGTGGACGAGCAGGGACGCGCGATGAGCAAGAGCAAGGGCACCGGCGTCTCGCCGCAGGTGATCATCCACAAGTTCGGCGCGGACGTTTTGCGCCTCTGGGTGAGCAGCACCGACTACACGGAAGACGCCAAGTTCGGCCCGCAAATCCTGGAGCGGGTGGCGGACGCCTACCGCAAAGTGCGAAACACCCTGCGGTTCCTGTTGAGCAACCTGAGCGATTTCGACGCGACGCAAAACGCCGTGCCCGCCGGGCAGATGCGGGAGATCGACCGCTGGGTGATGCTTCGCCTTCAGGAAGTGATCGCCGAAGCCCGCGATGGGTATGATAGCTTTGAATTCACCAGGGTCTACAGGGCTGTGTACGGGTTCTGTGTCACGGAGCTCAGTTCGTTTTACCTGGACGTTCTGAAGGACCGGCTTTATGCATCCGCGCCGAACGATCCGGGCCGGCGGTCCGCACAGACGGCGCTGTACCACATCGCCGAGACGCTTATCCTCCTGATGGCGCCGATCCTTGTGTTCACGTCCGACGAGGCCTGGCAGGAACTGCGGAAATGCAACAGCAGCCTTCCGGACAGCGTTCACCTGGCGCTCTTGCCCGGAGTGGACGCGACCTGGAAGAACGACGGTCTGAAAGCCGGGTGGGACCGGCTTCTGGCGCTTCGCGACGACGTAAACAAATCGCTGGAAGAGGCGCGAAACGACGGCACCGTGGGTAAGCCACTGGAGGCGTGTGTCAACATCTCGGTCAAGGACCAGTACACGGCCGCGACCGCCATGGAGAATGATCTCGAGGCGTTGCGCGAAGCGCTCAATGTCTCCGCGGTGAACGTACAGGTGAGCGCAGCGGAGGACCGCATTTCGGTGACCGCCGCAACGGGCGCGAAATGCCCGCGGTGCTGGCTCATCAAGAACGATATCGGATCGAATAACCGGCAGCCTGACCTATGCGGTCGATGCGCCGAAGCCGTCCCGGCGGAATCAGCCTGA
- a CDS encoding cupin domain-containing protein: protein MGNGEVVPETKGVTVELLESVDLGPEIEGMAGRRFRMRLVTIEPGGVFGPVHDHIDRPGIVYILQGTIIDHRDGVATAYGPGLGWPEDRNTTHWLENNGTIPAVEISVDIVRQE, encoded by the coding sequence ATGGGCAACGGAGAGGTGGTGCCGGAGACGAAAGGTGTTACGGTGGAGTTACTCGAATCGGTCGACCTTGGCCCTGAGATCGAGGGCATGGCGGGGCGCCGATTTCGAATGCGTTTGGTCACAATCGAGCCTGGAGGCGTGTTCGGCCCGGTTCACGATCATATAGACAGACCGGGCATCGTCTACATATTGCAGGGTACGATCATTGACCATCGCGATGGGGTCGCTACGGCCTATGGGCCGGGATTGGGGTGGCCCGAGGACAGGAACACCACACACTGGCTTGAGAACAACGGAACGATTCCGGCGGTGGAAATCTCGGTCGACATAGTTAGGCAGGAGTAG